The genomic DNA CGTGCCCAGCAGCTTTGCCTACCGAACCTTTGTGGCGCAGGGCGTGCCGGAATCCAAGCTGCGTCTTAATCCGTTCGGCGCCGATCTGAACCGGTTTCATCCGGTGCCCAGACAAGACGACGTATTCCGCGTCGTGTACGTGGGAGCCCTCAGCATTCGCAAAGGGATCCCTTACTTGCTGGAGGCATTGGCGCCGCTTTCACTGCCCAGGTTCGAGATCTGGTTGATTGGCCCGCGCATGCCGGAAACGAAACGCTTGCTTGCCAGATATGAAGGGCGCTTTCGCTATCTTGGTGTAATCTCGAACGGGCAGCTTTTCCGCTACTACAGTCAGTGCTCGGTCTTCGTGATCGCCTCGATCGAAGAAGGGCTGGCCATGGTGCAGCCTCAGGCCATGGCGTGCGGGCTGCCGATTGTAGCTACGACGAACACCGGGGCCGAGGATCTTATTACCGACGGCGTCGAAGGCTTCATCGTTGCGATTCGCGACCCCCAGGCGATTCGCGACCGAGTCCTTCGTCTCTATCGCGATCCCGATCTGCGTGACGAGATGGCGCGTGCGGCGAAACGCCGTATCGAATCGATCAATGGTTGGGACGATTTCGGCGAGCGCGCGATATCGAGTTACCGCGCGGCACTGCAAGGAAAAACTGACGACGCGGGAAAGGCCGAGTGACGGTCAGATGAATGCGCTGCCCAACTTCTTCATTATCGGCGCGCGCCGGTGCGGCACCACGGCGCTGGCGCAGTACCTCGCGGAGCATCCGGCGATTTTATTCTATCCGACCGAGCCCAACTTCTTCTGCCCCGACGTCGAGCTGGAGCCGCGCGACCGGGCGAGCGAAGCGGAATATTACGGCTTTTTCGCGGCCGCGCGACCGCAGCATCTGGCGCTCGGCGAAAAGTCGGTGACCTACATGAACTCGACGGTCGCCGCCGGCCGGATTTTTCGCTTGCAGCCGGGTGCTCGTTTCATCGCCATCGTCCGCAACCCGCTCGAGATGGCGTACTCCTGGTACGTGTGGAACCGCCGGCGCGCGTTCGAACCCGCCCCGACCTTCGAGCAGGCGTGGAGACTGCAGGTCGAACGGAAGGCCGGGCGGGCGGTGCCTCACAACTGTCCGACGCCCTCCTTTCTGCAGTACGGCGAGTTGTGTCGGGTGGGCGCCCAGCTTCAGCGCTGGTACGAACAGGTGCCCGCCGAGCATCTTCGGCTGGTGCTATTCGAGGACTTCGCCGCCGCGCCGGCAGACATATACGAGGATACGCTTCGCTTTCTGGGTCTCCCCTCTGACGGCCGCGAGCACTTTCCCATCGTCAACGAAGGGATATATCCGCGCTCGGTCCGCCTGCAGCGCTTGCTCCTGCTCGCCAGGCGTGGTTCGCAGGGGCTCAAGCGGGCACTCGGCGTGGAGCGCGGATTCGGCGCTCTGTCGAAAGTCGAAGCGGCGCTTGCCACGCCCCGCCTGCCGCTGTCTCCCACTTTCAGGGCCGAACTGGCGGAGTTCTTCGCCGCCGACGTCGCCCTTGTATCCCGGCTTGCCGGGCGCGACCTGTCGTATTGGCTTGGCGCCGGAGCCGGCGCTCCCGGGGGCGGGTCGAGCAAAGATAGACGGGGAGCCTCGCCGCCCGGGGCGGAGCGCGAGGCACCGCGCAGAAAGCAAGCGCCCCCAAGCTGGCACAAAACGTGACGGTCGCGATCGGAATGCCGCGTGTGCTGGCAGGCAAGCTCCTGTTGGCGCTGCTTTCGCGCGAACAGGAGTTCCTGAACCGGCGCTTCGTGGAATGGGCGCTCGCCGCCGCGCCAAGGCGCAAGCGAAGAGCGTTGGCTTTGAGGCTGCTCGCGCTTAGCCCCCATTTCTCGGACCGGCCGTTCGGCGCGGTGCTGAAGCTCGGGGCGTTGGAGCGTGAGTTCGCGCGCAATGCCGCTACTCGGCGGGCGATTCACGAAGCCCTGATCAGGCCGCGGGTGGCGCCGTCGATGCGCGTGCTGGACTTCGGATGCGGCCCGGGCTATCTGGCCAAGGCGGTCAGCGCCGACGTCTCCGAAGTGATCGCTGTCGACGTGTCTCGCGGGGTGATCGCATGCGCCGCGCTGCTCAATCCGGCCTCGAACATTACCTATTCCATCAACCACCGCTCCGACCTCCGCTTCATCGGGACTTCAAGCATCGACCTGATCTATTCGTTCGCAGTGATTCAGCACCTCGAGACGCGGATCGCCGCCGATTTCTTTCGGGAGTTTTACCGAGTCCTGCGGCCGGGCGGCCAGACATTGTGCCATCTCGTGCTCGGTCCGGGAGAAGGCGACAGGCGCGAGCTTCGGGGCTGGGAGAAATGGCTCAGGCTCAGGCAGGTTCGGCTCGCCCCCGCCGAGGCTGAGCGCATGGCGCGCGATGGCGGTTTCGATCGCGTTCGGCTTGTGCCAATACGCGAGCTGGCCCGGATCGATGACGACGTGGGCCGCCAGCATCTGATGCTGCTTGAAAAGGCCGTCGGCCCCTCATGGGCGCCTGCCAATGCGCCGGCCGAAAGCGACGCCGCCCAGTGAGGCGGCCCGCGTTCATCGGTTTGCGGCGCGCGAGCAGGCAAAATCCAGTTCCCTATCGGGTGGGAGGCCGGCGCCGGCCGAAGCGAACGAAGGCGCAAACGGCGCCCGCGGCGGAAAGAGAAAAGTAGCGGTGCGTCTGCTGTTGTCTGACACGAGCGCCTACCGCCCCACCAGTCCGTTCTTCGTGGAAGCGGCTGCACAACTGGCGCAAAAAGACGCCGGCGAGTTCAGCTACGAGTTCTGCGATGAAGCTCCGTTCGATAAGGGCGGGAGCCGTCTGCTGCAACGCATCGCGCGGCGCATCGCGCGCCGCCCTCCAGTCGATTGCGCGGCAATCAATCGCCGCTTTCTTACGCAGGCGGTCGCGTTTCGCCCCGACCTGATCCTGATTTGCAAGGGGGCCTTTCTGACTCGCGCGACTCTGGCTCGGGTCAAAGCCGCCACCGGCGCAGCCCTGATCAATTACGCGACCGACGACCCCTTCAATTCCAGAGTCAGCCCGCCGGGCCAGATCGAGACGATCCCGCTTTACGACCTTTACGTATGCACCAAGTGGGCGATCATGAAGGACGTCGTCAGAGCCGGATGCTCCAACGTCATGTATCTCCCGTTTGGCTACCAGCCGTCGGTGCATTTTCCCGAGCCGCCCGCGAGCGCCGAAGAGCGCCGGCGCTTCGATTCCGACGTGGTCTTCATCGGTTCGTATGATCGCGAGCGGATTGTCTTCTTCAGGCACCTCCTCAAGCAAATCCCGAGTCTGAAGCTTGCGCTTTACGGAGGTCAGTGGAACCGCAGCCTTCGATTGCGCCGCTATTGGCGAGGTTTCGCGCTGGGGCGCGATTTTCGATTGGCGTTGGCAGGCGCCAGGATCGCCGTCAACCTGGTGCGGCACGCCAACCGCGACACGCACTCGATGCGCAGCTTCGAGCTTCCGGCCTGCGGCTGCTTCATGCTGGCCGAGCGCGCCGATGAACATCTGGCGCTGTTCCAGGACGAGCACGAAGGCGCGTACTTCTCCTCGCCCCAGGAGTTCGCGGCGAAGGTCCGCTACTACCTGGCTCACGAGCGCGAGCGAGCCGAAATCGCGCAAGCGCAATATCTGCGCGTGACCACCGGGGGGCACACCTACGGCGACCGGCTGGCGGCGATCCTCGCCGCGGCGAAAGGCCTTTCGCGGAAAGAAAAGTCGGTTCAACCGAGAGCGGCGGAAGCGATGAACCGCCAAATTGCAATTGGCGCTCGCGAGCGGACCGGCTATCCATGACGACCAACGCGGTAGTCATATTGCTCTCCCTGCTGTGGCTGGGCGTAACGGGAGCCGTCTGCCATCGGCGGTGGCAGGCGGCCCGCTTCGACCTGGCCGATCTGTACATCCTGATGGTGGGGGTATTTTACGGCGGCGTCGCCCTGGTTGAGGCGTCGCTGGCGGATCTTGGCGGCTACGAGCCGCGCACTGTCGTCACCGTGTACATTTTGCTCGCGACAAGTCTTGTCGGAGTCAGGTTGTTGATGTCGCGGTTGCCGGAGCGGTTGAAGGGGGCGCTTCGACTCAACCGAATTGCCGGCCTCGCCGCGGAGACTTCCGTATGGTCGTTGGTCGCGGTTGCCGGGCTGATGGGCCTGCTTACGTTGTACGGCATCCGCCGCTATGGGGTGCTGTCCGATTCCGACGTGAGACTCGTCCCCGGAGGCCTGCCGTACCTGTTCACCAGCGCCAAACAGATTGAGTACAGCGGGTTGATCCAGGGGCTTTTTGTGGCGGCGTGGACAAAATCTCTGATTGGTCGTGGAACGGAAAGATGCGTAGCCCTGATGGTGTCGGTCGCGATGCTGTTCCTGGCTGCGACCTGGGGACGGACGGTCGAGTTCGAAGTGCTATTGCTGGGACTGGTGCTATGGTCCCTCGCCCGCCGGAGCAATCCTTTTGCGCTCCGGGCCGCGGTCCGGTGGATGGTGGTACTGGGGATGATGTTCGTCGCGAGCAATATTTATCAAACCTATCGCGAGTACTGGTTCGACCCCATCGCGCTCAGGTTGGGCATCGACAAGAGCGACAAACGGCTCGCTGCGGCGGCCGGCGATTGGCAAACGACCGTCAGAAACGTTGCCGCACGCGGGGCGGACTGGGATTACGACTATATCGTGCTGCGGGCGATTGAGCGCCAGGGACCTCAGGAAGGCCTGCTGCTGGCGCACGAAATCGAGAATCACATTCCACTATTTATGTGGCCCACGAAGCAGTATGTAAACCCCGATTTGGAGTTTGACGAATTGTATGGGTATAACTCGAATTACACCTCGGACTATAATACCAATCTCCTGGGAGTAACGCTGATTGATTTCGGTTATTTGGCGGTGGCGATCTTCGCGCTGTTGATGGCCGGTGCGTTCGCCGTCGGCGCCGCGATGCTGAATCTGCTGAAGG from Candidatus Binataceae bacterium includes the following:
- a CDS encoding glycosyltransferase family 4 protein, which gives rise to MYTAYPRWKVDRLPRSKVSTFPWLLTPMMAVDALSRSPVLNYHAITSFDHWMARRIEPCEVFHSLSSYAVQSHQAAKNRYGALTVCDRGSSHILYQESIVGHEYELQGMPFRGFSRRGVERELWEYANCDLIFVPSSFAYRTFVAQGVPESKLRLNPFGADLNRFHPVPRQDDVFRVVYVGALSIRKGIPYLLEALAPLSLPRFEIWLIGPRMPETKRLLARYEGRFRYLGVISNGQLFRYYSQCSVFVIASIEEGLAMVQPQAMACGLPIVATTNTGAEDLITDGVEGFIVAIRDPQAIRDRVLRLYRDPDLRDEMARAAKRRIESINGWDDFGERAISSYRAALQGKTDDAGKAE
- a CDS encoding sulfotransferase; the protein is MNALPNFFIIGARRCGTTALAQYLAEHPAILFYPTEPNFFCPDVELEPRDRASEAEYYGFFAAARPQHLALGEKSVTYMNSTVAAGRIFRLQPGARFIAIVRNPLEMAYSWYVWNRRRAFEPAPTFEQAWRLQVERKAGRAVPHNCPTPSFLQYGELCRVGAQLQRWYEQVPAEHLRLVLFEDFAAAPADIYEDTLRFLGLPSDGREHFPIVNEGIYPRSVRLQRLLLLARRGSQGLKRALGVERGFGALSKVEAALATPRLPLSPTFRAELAEFFAADVALVSRLAGRDLSYWLGAGAGAPGGGSSKDRRGASPPGAEREAPRRKQAPPSWHKT
- a CDS encoding class I SAM-dependent methyltransferase, which gives rise to MTVAIGMPRVLAGKLLLALLSREQEFLNRRFVEWALAAAPRRKRRALALRLLALSPHFSDRPFGAVLKLGALEREFARNAATRRAIHEALIRPRVAPSMRVLDFGCGPGYLAKAVSADVSEVIAVDVSRGVIACAALLNPASNITYSINHRSDLRFIGTSSIDLIYSFAVIQHLETRIAADFFREFYRVLRPGGQTLCHLVLGPGEGDRRELRGWEKWLRLRQVRLAPAEAERMARDGGFDRVRLVPIRELARIDDDVGRQHLMLLEKAVGPSWAPANAPAESDAAQ
- a CDS encoding glycosyltransferase: MSDTSAYRPTSPFFVEAAAQLAQKDAGEFSYEFCDEAPFDKGGSRLLQRIARRIARRPPVDCAAINRRFLTQAVAFRPDLILICKGAFLTRATLARVKAATGAALINYATDDPFNSRVSPPGQIETIPLYDLYVCTKWAIMKDVVRAGCSNVMYLPFGYQPSVHFPEPPASAEERRRFDSDVVFIGSYDRERIVFFRHLLKQIPSLKLALYGGQWNRSLRLRRYWRGFALGRDFRLALAGARIAVNLVRHANRDTHSMRSFELPACGCFMLAERADEHLALFQDEHEGAYFSSPQEFAAKVRYYLAHERERAEIAQAQYLRVTTGGHTYGDRLAAILAAAKGLSRKEKSVQPRAAEAMNRQIAIGARERTGYP